One segment of Alnus glutinosa chromosome 2, dhAlnGlut1.1, whole genome shotgun sequence DNA contains the following:
- the LOC133859150 gene encoding RHOMBOID-like protein 2: MPGEDIENRGGGGGGGRGGTGEVKSRANRSSYSASSSSYLIDDSETQWTSWLVPMFVVANVALFLVVMYVNNCPKNNLGFKGKCLARFLGRFSFEPIKENPLFGPSSDTLEKLGALEWTRVVERHQGWRLFTCIWLHAGVIHLVANMLSLIFIGIRIEQQFGFVRVGIIYLLSGFGGSILSSLFIRNNISVGASGALFGLLGAMLSELLTNWTIYANKAAALITLLVVIIINLGIGILPHVDNYTHIGGFLTGFLLGFVLLPRPQFGWLEQRNLRAGVHLKNKYKPYQFAFWLISLVLLVVGFTVALVMLFRGEHGNDHCRWCHYVACVPTSRWNCDEN; the protein is encoded by the exons aTGCCAGGTGAAGATATTGAAAACAGAGGAGgagggggaggaggaggaagaggaggaacAGGGGAAGTGAAAAGCAGAGCAAACAGAAGTAGCTACTcagcctcttcttcttcctatcTGATAGATGATTCGGAGACCCAATGGACCTCTTGGCTGGTTCCCATGTTTGTGGTGGCGAACGTAGCTCTGTTTCTTGTGGTCATGTACGTGAACAATTGTCCCAAGAACAATCTTGGGTTTAAGGGGAAGTGCTTGGCAAGGTTTCTTGGGCGCTTCTCGTTCGAGCCTATCAAGGAGAATCCTTTGTTTGGGCCTTCTTCTGATAC attgGAGAAGTTGGGAGCACTAGAGTGGACTAGAGTTGTCGAGAGGCATCAAGGATGGAGACTTTTCACTTGCATCTGGTTGCATGCTGGTGTTATTCATCTGGTTGCAAACATGTTGAGCCTCATCTTCATTGGCATACGCATTGAACAACAGTTTGGGTTTG TTCGTGTGGGGATTATATACTTGTTGTCAGGCTTTGGAGGGAGCATACTTTCCTCTTTGTTTATTAGAAACAACATCTCTGTGGGTGCCTCTGGCGCTCTTTTTGGGCTTCTTGGAGCAATGCTCTCCGAACTTCTAACAAACTGGACCATATATGCCAACAAG GCTGCAGCACTGATCACACTTCTGGTCGTCATTATCATCAACCTCGGCATTGGAATTTTGCCACACGTGGATAATTACACGCACATCGGCGGATTTCTGACCGGTTTCCTCCTCGGCTTTGTTCTGCTTCCCCGTCCACAGTTCGGGTGGTTAGAGCAGCGGAATCTTCGCGCCGGCGTTCATCTCAAAAACAAATACAAGCCTTACCAATTCGCCTTCTGGCTTATTTCCCTTGTTCTGCTGGTTGTAGG CTTTACAGTTGCATTAGTGATGCTTTTCAGAGGAGAGCATGGGAATGATCATTGCCGCTGGTGCCACTACGTGGCCTGCGTCCCGACGTCTAGATGGAACTGTGATGAAAATTAA
- the LOC133860381 gene encoding putative non-specific lipid-transfer protein 14, whose protein sequence is MVKQKASTSIIGVLIISLATILACASAAATAIECSTVTTLVSTCSSFISDGSPDPLPGTPCCDAMVSVNAIGDHRFVCRCMMGLITTNSPNATAIATLPGFCGVSLGFTIDPNTDCSL, encoded by the coding sequence ATGGTTAAGCAAAAAGCATCAACGAGTATAATTGGGGTGCTAATTATATCATTGGCTACAATATTAGCGTGCGCTTCAGCTGCTGCTACTGCAATAGAGTGCTCAACTGTGACAACACTAGTCTCAACTTGTTCTTCTTTCATCTCGGACGGTTCACCGGATCCCCTTCCCGGAACACCATGCTGTGATGCAATGGTGAGTGTGAACGCTATTGGTGATCACAGATTTGTTTGCAGATGCATGATGGGCCTCATTACCACCAACAGTCCCAATGCCACAGCTATTGCCACCTTGCCGGGCTTTTGTGGGGTCTCTCTGGGCTTCACAATCGATCCAAATACTGATTGCAGCCTGtaa
- the LOC133861776 gene encoding protein IQ-DOMAIN 23-like, giving the protein MGFLRRLFGFVSKKSKDKKKRGFPGRPPDPANAQTTSSELVDDLDPNKHAIAVAAATAAVAEAALAAAHAAAEVVRLTSAGPTRAPSGPQRRWTEEVAAVKIQSAFRAYLARRALKALKALVKLQALVRGHMVRKQTADMLRRMQTLVRVQARARASRTHLLESFHSTSKSSHFSHRVPATPDRNEHQLRASSTKFDGSILKRCGSNSNFRDIIDLDRANGRSNWLDRWMEESLLNNRRDISLRNGHADDEEKSDKILEVDTWKPHLKSQQSNRSFQTPQHLFSSDFNKESFKTYNSPIEAPNPVPTQSSRELLSLSSLTVGKDEAAVRTAENSPQVYSATSRPGSNARKGPFTPTRSECAWGFFTGYSGYPNYMSNTESSRAKVRSQSAPRQRLEFENFGSVRRSVQGFWDAGIDSDRDFAQQADYRNKAYPASTRLSRVGSTSFK; this is encoded by the exons ATGGGCTTCCTCCGACGCCTCTTTGGATTCGTTTCCAAAAAGTCCAAGGATAAGAAGAAAAGGGGCTTCCCAGGAAGACCGCCAGACCCTGCCAACGCCCAAACGACATCGTCCGAACTCGTCGACGACCTGGACCCTAACAAGCACGCCATAGCCGTCGCGGCGGCCACCGCGGCGGTTGCGGAGGCGGCGCTCGCGGCTGCTCATGCGGCGGCCGAGGTGGTCAGGCTGACCAGTGCCGGTCCTACGCGTGCCCCCTCCGGGCCCCAGCGTCGGTGGACGGAGGAGGTTGCCGCCGTTAAAATACAGTCCGCTTTCCGTGCTTATCTG GCAAGGAGGGCGCTCAAGGCACTAAAAGCACTGGTGAAGCTTCAGGCATTGGTGAGAGGACACATGGTGAGAAAGCAAACTGCTGACATGCTGCGGCGCATGCAAACATTGGTCCGTGTACAGGCCCGAGCACGTGCAAGCCGCACACACTTGTTAGAATCCTTTCATTCTACCAGCAAATCCTCCCACTTTAGTCACCGT GTCCCTGCAACTCCGGACAGAAATGAACACCAACTTCGTGCTTCTAGTACCAAATTTGATGGCTCAATCTTAAAG AGATGTGGTTCAAATTCAAACTTCAGGGACATCATCGACCTAGACAGAGCAAATGGTCGTTCAAACTGGTTAGACCGGTGGATGGAAGAAAGTTTATTGAACAATCGTCGAGATATTTCATTGAGAAATGGGCATGCTGATGATGAGGAGAAGAGCGACAAGATTCTTGAAGTGGATACTTGGAAGCCGCATTTGAAATcccaacaaagtaatagaagcTTTCAGACACCACAGCATTTATTTTCTTCTGATTTTAACAAGGAGAGCTTTAAGACATACAACTCTCCAATAGAAGCTCCAAACCCAGTTCCTACTCAATCTTCCAGGGAGCTTTTATCTCTGAGCTCTCTAACAGTAGGAAAAGATGAAGCAGCTGTAAGGACTGCTGAGAACAGCCCTCAAGTGTATTCTGCAACATCTAGGCCTGGAAGTAATGCCAGAAAAGGTCCATTCACGCCCACAAGGAGCGAGTGCGCTTGGGGCTTTTTTACCGGGTACTCAGGTTACCCTAACTACATGTCTAACACCGAATCATCTCGTGCTAAAGTTAGGTCACAGAGTGCCCCAAGGCAAAGGCtcgaatttgaaaattttggctcAGTCAGGAGGTCTGTTCAGGGGTTTTGGGATGCAGGGATTGATTCAGATAGGGATTTTGCCCAACAAGCTGACTACAGGAACAAAGCTTATCCTGCCTCTACCCGCTTGAGTAGAGTTGGGAGTACTAGTTTCAAGTGA
- the LOC133861778 gene encoding protein FAR1-RELATED SEQUENCE 5-like isoform X1 produces MDGDDDGLRSPLEENRDMGLQASHNLDLNMEQDCRSPKFVHSNSTLSSLSLNDEASKDAVLKIGTEFESDEHAYKFYNKYARLVGFSVRKDWVNRSKVHGQVVSRKFTCSKEGYRRKDKRDISVKKHRRETRTGCLAHMIITRQPDSKYRVTHFEAQHNHDNVNPTKAQTLPLQRELSCSPDAEAGLETNLGSHSKSAIGSMTRLFEFQESLDELAIDYDNYLQSERLRDMKEGEAGRLLHYFQRQHFENPSFFYTTQLDIDDKVTNIFWADDNMVVDYDHFNDVVCLDTSSRTNKDFRPFVQFLGVNHHKQVMIFAGALLYDDTVESFKWLFQTFIEAMSGKKPKAILTDQDAAIVEAINSVLPETSHRICVWQMYQNALKHLSHVVKDTDSFAKDLKSCIYYEKDEEDFIHAWEAMVDKYGLQQNEWLRWMFREREKWAVVYGRNTFFVDMNGSHLGEYLFNDFRNQLNSDLDILHFFKFFERVIDEQRYRETEANDEMSRCIPRLMGNVVLLKHASDVYTPRAFEVFQRGYEKSLNVVVNKCSQNGSLLEYKANKFGQAREHTVTFNSSDNTVICSCMKYEYVGFLCSHALKVLDHRNIKVVPSRYISKRWTKDGRSGSMRESYEFTIQDNPKLVVASRYKNLCQRILKLSARASESEEAFEFAARQLDEMMEGVENILNLKPEEAQALSSSSTGANASESEHAEIFLDGNAINDQDENRVKGAKEKEKAISTMNGKVSHTKVVQNIEASPPIVTFISSPPTAYISPQATTANPIMQDMCNFEANQVVQCMYQQSNLVIDQQSNPNIYQPPNFFSNQHDAPGQSHLLQEPLIHNPYQESVSSTTQLRQAMDLDVQHPHSSSFLLYDDRYRASNVYLGPK; encoded by the exons ATGGATGGGGATGATGATGGCTTAAGGAGTCCTCTTGAAGAGAACAGGGATATGGGACTTCAAGCATCACATAACTTGGACTTGAACATGGAGCAGGACTGTCGCAGCCCAAAATTTGTCCACAGTAACAGCACCCTGTCCAGTCTTTCCTTAAATGATGAAGCCAGTAAAGATGCAGTACTAAAAATTGGTACAGAGTTTGAATCAGATGAACACGCATACAAATTCTACAACAAGTATGCCAGATTGGTAGGTTTCAGTGTTCGTAAAGACTGGGTAAATAGGAGTAAGGTACATGGTCAGGTGGTATCTAGGAAGTTCACTTGCTCTAAAGAGGGTTACCGGAGGAAAGACAAAAGAGATATTAGTGTGAAGAAACACAGAAGGGAAACTAGAACTGGTTGCTTGGCACACATGATCATTACTCGTCAGCCTGATAGTAAATATCGGGTTACACATTTTGAAGCACAACACAATCATGACAATGTAAACCCCACTAAGGCTCAAACATTACCGTTGCAAAGAGAATTAAGTTGTTCTCCAGATGCTGAAGCTGGCTTAGAAACTAATTTGGGCTCACACTCCAAATCAGCAATTGGATCGATGACAAGGCTATTTGAATTCCAGGAATCCCTTGATGAGCTTGCCATTGATTATGACAATTATCTTCAATCTGAAAGGTTAAGAGATATGAAGGAGGGAGAGGCAGGGCGTTTGTTGCATTACTTTCAAAGGCAGCACTTTGAAAATCCGTCATTCTTTTACACTACACAGCTTGATATCGATGACAAGGTAACCAACATATTTTGGGCGGATGATAATATGGTAGTGGACTATGACCATTTCAATGATGTGGTCTGTTTAGACACAAGTTCCAGAACAAACAAAGATTTTCGGCCATTTGTACAATTTTTAGGAGTGAATCATCACAAACAAGTCATGATTTTTGCTGGTGCACTCTTATACGATGACACTGTTGAATCCTTTAAGTGGCTATTTCAAACTTTCATAGAAGCGATGTCTGGGAAGAAGCCGAAGGCCATTCTCACAGATCAAGATGCAGCAATTGTTGAAGCAATCAATTCAGTTTTACCAGAAACGAGCCATCGCATATGTGTATGGCAGATGTACCAGAATGCTCTCAAACACCTTAGCCATGTAGTAAAAGATACTGATTCTTTTGCCAAAGATTTAAAGAGCTGTATTTATTACGAAAAGGATGAGGAGGATTTTATTCATGCCTGGGAAGCTATGGTGGACAAATATGGTCTTCAGCAGAATGAGTGGTTAAGATGGATgtttagagaaagagagaaatgggCTGTGGTATATGGTAGGAATACTTTTTTTGTTGACATGAATGGTTCACATCTAGGTGAGTATTTATTTAATGACTTCAGAAATCAATTAAACTCTGACCTTGATATTCTTcatttctttaagttttttgAAAGGGTAATAGATGAGCAACGATACAGAGAAACTGAAGCTAATGATGAAATGAGCAGATGTATACCAAGACTAATGGGAAATGTGGTTTTGTTAAAGCATGCCAGTGATGTTTACACTCCAAGGGCATTTGAAGTATTTCAGAGGGGATATGAGAAGAGTTTAAATGTTGTTGTTAACAAGTGCAGTCAGAATGGGTCATTGCTTGAGTACAAAGCAAATAAATTTGGGCAAGCGCGAGAACACACTGTTACATTCAATTCTTCTGATAATACAGTTATTTGCAGTTGTATGAAGTACGAGTATGTTGGGTTTCTATGTAGCCATGCACTGAAAGTGCTTGATCATAGGAATATAAAGGTCGTCCCATCCAGATATATCTCGAAGAGATGGACAAAAGATGGAAGGTCAGGCAGCATGAGAGAGAGTTATGAGTTCACCATACAAGATAATCCTAAGTTGGTTGTTGCTAGCCGCTACAAAAACTTGTGCCAAAGAATACTTAAGTTATCAGCCAGGGCTTCTGAGTCTGAGGAAGCATTTGAATTTGCTGCAAGACAACTTGATGAAATGATGGAAGGGGTGGAGAACATCTTGAACTTAAAACCTGAGGAAGCCCAAGCTCTCAGCTCAAGTAGCACAGGTGCAAATGCATCTGAAAGTGAACATGCAGAAATTTTTCTGGATGGAAATGCAATTAATGATCAGGATGAGAACAGAGTAAAAGGAgcaaaagagaaggagaaggctATCTCCACCATGAATGGAAAAGTTTCTCATACAAAAGTAGTTCAGAATATAGAAGCATCCCCACCTATTGTAACCTTCATTTCAAGTCCCCCAACAGCATATATTTCACCTCAAGCAACAACTGCAAATCCCATCATGCAG GATATGTGCAATTTTGAAGCAAATCAGGTGGTTCAGTGTATGTACCAACAATCTAACCTGGTCATAGACCAGCAATCCAATCCTAACATCTATCAACCGCCAAACTTCTTCTCCAACCAACATGATGCACCTGGCCAATCTCACCTATTACAG GAACCTCTAATCCATAACCCATACCAAGAGTCCGTCTCAAGCACCACTCAATTGAGGCAG GCAATGGATCTTGATGTTCAACATCCACATTCATCTTCATTCTTGCTTTATGATGACAGATACAGAGCTTCCAACGTATATCTTGGGCCTAAGTGA
- the LOC133861778 gene encoding protein FAR1-RELATED SEQUENCE 7-like isoform X2 has product MDGDDDGLRSPLEENRDMGLQASHNLDLNMEQDCRSPKFVHSNSTLSSLSLNDEASKDAVLKIGTEFESDEHAYKFYNKYARLVGFSVRKDWVNRSKVHGQVVSRKFTCSKEGYRRKDKRDISVKKHRRETRTGCLAHMIITRQPDSKYRVTHFEAQHNHDNVNPTKAQTLPLQRELSCSPDAEAGLETNLGSHSKSAIGSMTRLFEFQESLDELAIDYDNYLQSERLRDMKEGEAGRLLHYFQRQHFENPSFFYTTQLDIDDKVTNIFWADDNMVVDYDHFNDVVCLDTSSRTNKDFRPFVQFLGVNHHKQVMIFAGALLYDDTVESFKWLFQTFIEAMSGKKPKAILTDQDAAIVEAINSVLPETSHRICVWQMYQNALKHLSHVVKDTDSFAKDLKSCIYYEKDEEDFIHAWEAMVDKYGLQQNEWLRWMFREREKWAVVYGRNTFFVDMNGSHLDEQRYRETEANDEMSRCIPRLMGNVVLLKHASDVYTPRAFEVFQRGYEKSLNVVVNKCSQNGSLLEYKANKFGQAREHTVTFNSSDNTVICSCMKYEYVGFLCSHALKVLDHRNIKVVPSRYISKRWTKDGRSGSMRESYEFTIQDNPKLVVASRYKNLCQRILKLSARASESEEAFEFAARQLDEMMEGVENILNLKPEEAQALSSSSTGANASESEHAEIFLDGNAINDQDENRVKGAKEKEKAISTMNGKVSHTKVVQNIEASPPIVTFISSPPTAYISPQATTANPIMQDMCNFEANQVVQCMYQQSNLVIDQQSNPNIYQPPNFFSNQHDAPGQSHLLQEPLIHNPYQESVSSTTQLRQAMDLDVQHPHSSSFLLYDDRYRASNVYLGPK; this is encoded by the exons ATGGATGGGGATGATGATGGCTTAAGGAGTCCTCTTGAAGAGAACAGGGATATGGGACTTCAAGCATCACATAACTTGGACTTGAACATGGAGCAGGACTGTCGCAGCCCAAAATTTGTCCACAGTAACAGCACCCTGTCCAGTCTTTCCTTAAATGATGAAGCCAGTAAAGATGCAGTACTAAAAATTGGTACAGAGTTTGAATCAGATGAACACGCATACAAATTCTACAACAAGTATGCCAGATTGGTAGGTTTCAGTGTTCGTAAAGACTGGGTAAATAGGAGTAAGGTACATGGTCAGGTGGTATCTAGGAAGTTCACTTGCTCTAAAGAGGGTTACCGGAGGAAAGACAAAAGAGATATTAGTGTGAAGAAACACAGAAGGGAAACTAGAACTGGTTGCTTGGCACACATGATCATTACTCGTCAGCCTGATAGTAAATATCGGGTTACACATTTTGAAGCACAACACAATCATGACAATGTAAACCCCACTAAGGCTCAAACATTACCGTTGCAAAGAGAATTAAGTTGTTCTCCAGATGCTGAAGCTGGCTTAGAAACTAATTTGGGCTCACACTCCAAATCAGCAATTGGATCGATGACAAGGCTATTTGAATTCCAGGAATCCCTTGATGAGCTTGCCATTGATTATGACAATTATCTTCAATCTGAAAGGTTAAGAGATATGAAGGAGGGAGAGGCAGGGCGTTTGTTGCATTACTTTCAAAGGCAGCACTTTGAAAATCCGTCATTCTTTTACACTACACAGCTTGATATCGATGACAAGGTAACCAACATATTTTGGGCGGATGATAATATGGTAGTGGACTATGACCATTTCAATGATGTGGTCTGTTTAGACACAAGTTCCAGAACAAACAAAGATTTTCGGCCATTTGTACAATTTTTAGGAGTGAATCATCACAAACAAGTCATGATTTTTGCTGGTGCACTCTTATACGATGACACTGTTGAATCCTTTAAGTGGCTATTTCAAACTTTCATAGAAGCGATGTCTGGGAAGAAGCCGAAGGCCATTCTCACAGATCAAGATGCAGCAATTGTTGAAGCAATCAATTCAGTTTTACCAGAAACGAGCCATCGCATATGTGTATGGCAGATGTACCAGAATGCTCTCAAACACCTTAGCCATGTAGTAAAAGATACTGATTCTTTTGCCAAAGATTTAAAGAGCTGTATTTATTACGAAAAGGATGAGGAGGATTTTATTCATGCCTGGGAAGCTATGGTGGACAAATATGGTCTTCAGCAGAATGAGTGGTTAAGATGGATgtttagagaaagagagaaatgggCTGTGGTATATGGTAGGAATACTTTTTTTGTTGACATGAATGGTTCACATCTAG ATGAGCAACGATACAGAGAAACTGAAGCTAATGATGAAATGAGCAGATGTATACCAAGACTAATGGGAAATGTGGTTTTGTTAAAGCATGCCAGTGATGTTTACACTCCAAGGGCATTTGAAGTATTTCAGAGGGGATATGAGAAGAGTTTAAATGTTGTTGTTAACAAGTGCAGTCAGAATGGGTCATTGCTTGAGTACAAAGCAAATAAATTTGGGCAAGCGCGAGAACACACTGTTACATTCAATTCTTCTGATAATACAGTTATTTGCAGTTGTATGAAGTACGAGTATGTTGGGTTTCTATGTAGCCATGCACTGAAAGTGCTTGATCATAGGAATATAAAGGTCGTCCCATCCAGATATATCTCGAAGAGATGGACAAAAGATGGAAGGTCAGGCAGCATGAGAGAGAGTTATGAGTTCACCATACAAGATAATCCTAAGTTGGTTGTTGCTAGCCGCTACAAAAACTTGTGCCAAAGAATACTTAAGTTATCAGCCAGGGCTTCTGAGTCTGAGGAAGCATTTGAATTTGCTGCAAGACAACTTGATGAAATGATGGAAGGGGTGGAGAACATCTTGAACTTAAAACCTGAGGAAGCCCAAGCTCTCAGCTCAAGTAGCACAGGTGCAAATGCATCTGAAAGTGAACATGCAGAAATTTTTCTGGATGGAAATGCAATTAATGATCAGGATGAGAACAGAGTAAAAGGAgcaaaagagaaggagaaggctATCTCCACCATGAATGGAAAAGTTTCTCATACAAAAGTAGTTCAGAATATAGAAGCATCCCCACCTATTGTAACCTTCATTTCAAGTCCCCCAACAGCATATATTTCACCTCAAGCAACAACTGCAAATCCCATCATGCAG GATATGTGCAATTTTGAAGCAAATCAGGTGGTTCAGTGTATGTACCAACAATCTAACCTGGTCATAGACCAGCAATCCAATCCTAACATCTATCAACCGCCAAACTTCTTCTCCAACCAACATGATGCACCTGGCCAATCTCACCTATTACAG GAACCTCTAATCCATAACCCATACCAAGAGTCCGTCTCAAGCACCACTCAATTGAGGCAG GCAATGGATCTTGATGTTCAACATCCACATTCATCTTCATTCTTGCTTTATGATGACAGATACAGAGCTTCCAACGTATATCTTGGGCCTAAGTGA